From Nonlabens sp. Ci31, the proteins below share one genomic window:
- a CDS encoding ABC transporter substrate-binding protein, whose amino-acid sequence MTSLKIALDWTPNANHIGFFIAQELGYYANEDLLVEIIDPSQDNYELTPAKKVELGQVDMALCPLESVMSYQTKSNAFDLIAIAALFQEDLSAIACKSGTGIRSPKDLDHTTYASYKARYEDAIVKQMIKNDGGKGMIECVYPDKLGIWETIEKDQVQATWIFTNWEGVQAAQQNTELVLFQLKDYGIPYSYSPVISCSEHTISTKEVALRSFLKATKKGFFYAQEYPEKAAEFLKALVPEKDKNMDLQKSIIMTCAVLGDHEHWGQMNSDGIHKFLTWLQDQKLENHHLKANSLFTNTLLS is encoded by the coding sequence ATGACATCGTTAAAAATAGCTCTAGACTGGACGCCAAATGCAAATCACATTGGGTTTTTTATAGCTCAAGAATTGGGGTACTACGCAAATGAAGACTTATTGGTAGAAATTATAGATCCTTCACAAGATAATTACGAGCTCACCCCTGCAAAGAAAGTGGAACTAGGCCAAGTAGATATGGCTTTGTGTCCGCTGGAGAGTGTGATGAGTTATCAAACAAAATCAAATGCTTTTGATCTAATTGCAATTGCAGCCCTATTTCAAGAAGATCTTAGTGCAATAGCTTGTAAATCTGGTACAGGGATTAGGTCTCCTAAAGATTTAGATCATACCACTTATGCTTCTTATAAGGCCCGCTACGAAGATGCTATAGTGAAACAAATGATCAAAAATGATGGTGGAAAAGGAATGATAGAATGCGTTTACCCAGATAAATTAGGTATTTGGGAAACCATAGAAAAGGATCAAGTTCAAGCCACTTGGATCTTTACCAATTGGGAAGGTGTTCAGGCAGCACAACAGAATACCGAGTTGGTATTGTTCCAATTAAAGGACTACGGTATTCCTTACTCATATTCTCCTGTGATCAGTTGCTCTGAACATACCATTTCCACAAAAGAAGTCGCATTAAGATCATTTTTAAAAGCCACTAAAAAGGGTTTTTTCTACGCGCAAGAATATCCTGAGAAGGCTGCAGAATTCTTAAAGGCTCTAGTTCCAGAAAAAGATAAGAACATGGATCTACAGAAATCTATAATAATGACTTGTGCTGTTTTAGGAGATCACGAGCATTGGGGCCAAATGAATTCTGATGGAATCCATAAATTCTTGACCTGGCTT